TTATTATAGTCCTCTCTACTACCTCTACGAATATGAACAAAGAGATCTTCAGCAACTTCTCCAGTTGTAACTGTTTTACTGCCATCAGGAACCTCAATATTTTGTACTAAATCTCCTTCAGATACTATTAATTCTTTATTAAAAGCATTAAAACCATAATCTAATAAACGAGTACTAATTTCCCCGCGATCATCTTCGCTTTCAGCACCAAATATAACCGATATTAAACGTGTATTATTTCTCTGAGCTGTAGAAGCAAGACAATATCCCGCCTCTGTTGTATAACCAGTTTTTAAACCATCCATTCCAGGATATCTATTTATTAACCTATTTGTGTTTACCAACATTGCTTCTCGATAAGATAAATCAATATAATCTATCCATATAGAGCCCCACTCTAGAATTAATGGATACTTAACCATTTCTTGTGACATTATAGCTATATCCCGAGCACTCGAATAATGCTCACCAAATTCATCTGGAAGTCCTGTACTATTTACAAAGTTTGTATTCTCCATACCTAATTCCCGAGCTCTTCTATTCATCCAATCAATAAAATTACCATAGGTTCCTGCCAGTCCTTCTCCCAATACGACGCTAGCATCATTAGCCGAAGCTATAGTAACTGCTTTTAGCAACTCCTCCACAGTAAGCCTGGTACCTGCATTAAGAAATATCTGAGAACCACCCATCGAAGCAGCATATCTGCTTACTGTAAGCTCATCACCAAGGCTTATCTCCCCTGCTTCAACCTGTTCCATAACTATTAGCATTTGCATTATCTTAGTCATGCTGGCAGGAGGCAACCTCAAATCTGCATTTATTTCATATAAGACCTGCCCTGTATCAGCGTCAATCAAAATAGCTGATTTTACATCTAAATCAAGATCCTGAGCTCCTGCTGAAATTGCAAAAAACATAAATATAATAATTATAAAAATATAAATTCCCTTTTTCACTTTCAAACGCCTCCCCTTAATTCTAACTTTTTCGCCTCTTCCCAATAATCATCAAGTTCTTGCAGTGTCATTTCCTCAAAGCTTTTACCCTCTTTTAACAAAGAAGTCTCAATATAAGCAAATCTACTCTTAAATTTTAATATCGTATTTAGTAAAGCAATTTCAGGATTAACTTTAAGAAATCTAGCTAAATTTACTGCAGAAAAGATTAAGTCTCCCATTTCTTCTTGCATTTCTTTATCATTACCTTCAACAATTGATTCTTCTAACTCATTAAGTTCTTCTTTTACTTTATTAATCACATCTTTAATATCATCCCAATCAAAACCTAGATCTGCAGCTTTTTTTTGTACATGGTATGCTTGACTTAAAGCAGCTTGATTTCTGGAGACATCCTCCATTATAGTTGAAACTACTTTGCCTTTACGATTGCTTTTTTCCTGTTTTTTTATTTCTTCCCAAACAACCCTTACCTCTTCTACAGAATCCACCTTTTCTGAAGCAAAGACGTGTGGGTGTCGCCGAATTAATTTTTCACTTATCGTGTTGACAACATCAGCTAGGTTAAACTCTCCTTCTTCCCTGGCAATTTGAGCTTGAAAAACTACTTGCAAGAAAAGATCTCCTAGTTCATCTCTTAATAAATCCATATCCTCCAATTGAATTGCTTCCACTAATTCATATGCCTCTTCTATTATATATGCTTGCAAAGAATGATAATCTTGCTTTTTATCCCAGGGACAACCTTCCGGTCCTCTTAAAGTCTCCATTATCTTTACCAAGCGATCCAACTCATCATGAAGTCGATTCATATCCATTTAATTACTCCCTCACTAATCCTAATTTTTTTAGTTTAGTAGCAAGTTTTTCTCCAATCACTGGTATCATAGACAAATCATTATAAGACATCTCATTTAACAATAATAAAAGCAATAAGTATATAAGTGCTGCAAAAAAAACAATTACTAGTGTAGAGATACTATAACTATATCTTGTTAAGGTACTCAGATAATTTTCTAGAAACACAAAACCATGTCTTACTATTATAGCCATCACCAATACCGCCAAAACAGGTTTTAAAACAAATCTCTTTAAATTAAACTTAAAATTTGTATGTTTTTTTAAATGATACAAGTTCAATATAGCAGCCACAGCAAACCCAAAAGTAGTACCGAGTGCTGCTCCACGGATTCCAAATTGAGGTTGAGCAGTCAAAACATAATTAATTATACCATTACATACCGCAGCAATCAATAGATTTTTTGCAGGTAATGAAGTTTTACCAACGCCTTGCAATATAGCAGAGCTAATCTGCTGTAGTGCAATAAACACAACACTCCAGGCAACTATTTCCAACGCAACAGCTGCTTCCGGGTAAGCAAATATAATTTCTGTAAGAGGTTCCGCCATAATAAATAATCCAACAGCAGCAGGAAGACTTACTAGTATCCCTAAACGCAAACCCGTTTGTGTTCTCCTTTGAACCAATTCTTTCTTTTTGAGGGCAAAAGCTTCAGAAATAGAAGGAACAAGACTAACAGCTAATGATATAGTTATTATCGAAGGAAAGTTCACAAGAGTCATAGCCATCCCCAAATATCCGTATAAAGCAGTACTTGTACCAGTAGAAAATCCAGCAATAGCCAAGCGTCGAGGTATTATAGTAGCATCAACCAATTGCATCAAAGGTTGTACCAGTGCAGCTAAAGTAATAGGGATACCCAAAGCAGCTATATCTTTTAATATTTGTTTTGAATCATAGTCAACTATAGAACCTATACTAACACTTTTCCAAATATCTTTTCTCTGTCTATAATATATAATTAGCAAAAGAAAAAGACCGGCTATCGCTCCTGTAACAACCCCGAAAGTGGCACCAGCAACG
This genomic stretch from Halanaerobiaceae bacterium ANBcell28 harbors:
- a CDS encoding D-alanyl-D-alanine carboxypeptidase family protein is translated as MKKGIYIFIIIIFMFFAISAGAQDLDLDVKSAILIDADTGQVLYEINADLRLPPASMTKIMQMLIVMEQVEAGEISLGDELTVSRYAASMGGSQIFLNAGTRLTVEELLKAVTIASANDASVVLGEGLAGTYGNFIDWMNRRARELGMENTNFVNSTGLPDEFGEHYSSARDIAIMSQEMVKYPLILEWGSIWIDYIDLSYREAMLVNTNRLINRYPGMDGLKTGYTTEAGYCLASTAQRNNTRLISVIFGAESEDDRGEISTRLLDYGFNAFNKELIVSEGDLVQNIEVPDGSKTVTTGEVAEDLFVHIRRGSREDYNKRVVLEDLEAPIAKGQLIGEIRMEKDSQVLARVNLIATEDIERAGFFTRIWRSFVNWIGGLLTNLLG
- the mazG gene encoding nucleoside triphosphate pyrophosphohydrolase; translation: MDMNRLHDELDRLVKIMETLRGPEGCPWDKKQDYHSLQAYIIEEAYELVEAIQLEDMDLLRDELGDLFLQVVFQAQIAREEGEFNLADVVNTISEKLIRRHPHVFASEKVDSVEEVRVVWEEIKKQEKSNRKGKVVSTIMEDVSRNQAALSQAYHVQKKAADLGFDWDDIKDVINKVKEELNELEESIVEGNDKEMQEEMGDLIFSAVNLARFLKVNPEIALLNTILKFKSRFAYIETSLLKEGKSFEEMTLQELDDYWEEAKKLELRGGV
- a CDS encoding polysaccharide biosynthesis protein; this translates as MGEEKGKSFIKGAAILTAAGLIAKLIGFVYRAILPRLIGDVGYGLYQLAYPIYTTLLVVSRSGIPVALAKLIAAKMALGQSRNAFKIFQVSRKLSIIVGLFFSILMALLARPLINILEWDTRAYYPVLAISPAIFFVSIMATYRGFFQGLQDMVPTALSQVLEQFVKMLTMLILVYFLLERGLSIAVAGATFGVVTGAIAGLFLLLIIYYRQRKDIWKSVSIGSIVDYDSKQILKDIAALGIPITLAALVQPLMQLVDATIIPRRLAIAGFSTGTSTALYGYLGMAMTLVNFPSIITISLAVSLVPSISEAFALKKKELVQRRTQTGLRLGILVSLPAAVGLFIMAEPLTEIIFAYPEAAVALEIVAWSVVFIALQQISSAILQGVGKTSLPAKNLLIAAVCNGIINYVLTAQPQFGIRGAALGTTFGFAVAAILNLYHLKKHTNFKFNLKRFVLKPVLAVLVMAIIVRHGFVFLENYLSTLTRYSYSISTLVIVFFAALIYLLLLLLLNEMSYNDLSMIPVIGEKLATKLKKLGLVRE